ACACCATTTCCTGATGTGGATGCATGCGTGTCGAGACGTAGGCGGAATAGGTAAATTCGGGAAACTGCGCGCGTATTTCGGTGAAGACATCCACGTCATTTTCCCACCGGATCGCACCGCTGACCGAGACCGGCTCTTGCCCAGTCGCAAACCGAGCGCTGCCGATAACATACACCCCGATGTCACGCAGCCCGCCCCCACCGGTTTCCGCACGGTTGCGGATGTTGCCCGTGTCCGCCCGATTGTCATAGCTGAACGCCCCGGTGACATGGACCAGCCGGCCGATCGCTCCGTCCGCGATCAGTTTATGGGTCAGAAGCCACTGAGGGTGATGCACGATCATATATGCTTCGGCAGCCAGTAAACCCGTCTGGTCCCTCTTTGCGATCAGCGCGTCAAACTCATCGGCCCGCATGGTCATCGGCTTTTCGCACAGCACATGCTTGCCCGAATCCAGCGCCTTCAGGCTCCATTCGACGTGAAGATGGTTGGGCAGCGGGATGTACACCGCCTCAATCTCAGGATCGGCTAGCAATGCCTCATAGCTGTTGTAGACATTCAAATCAGGGCAATATCTAGCAAAGGGCTCGGCCTTGGCCGTAT
The Ruegeria sp. SCSIO 43209 genome window above contains:
- a CDS encoding Gfo/Idh/MocA family protein — protein: MHKPVNWGVLGAARFARQHMAPAIHAAEGARLAGLATSDTAKAEPFARYCPDLNVYNSYEALLADPEIEAVYIPLPNHLHVEWSLKALDSGKHVLCEKPMTMRADEFDALIAKRDQTGLLAAEAYMIVHHPQWLLTHKLIADGAIGRLVHVTGAFSYDNRADTGNIRNRAETGGGGLRDIGVYVIGSARFATGQEPVSVSGAIRWENDVDVFTEIRAQFPEFTYSAYVSTRMHPHQEMVFHGEGGMIRLTAPFNARVFGEARVELHRPGLEVLVPRFPADNHYQLQVEAFCRSVREGVEYPCSLEFVRGTQEVIDQVFDAAVSL